CTAAAGCAGCCGCTCAAAGAAGGGGCTCTTCCTGAGCCGGAGGACACGTTGGCAACAGACCAGTAGCATACGTTCCCTTCGACTTCGAGGCAGGCATTTCTGAAAGTATATTTATTCTTTGCTATACTTTAAGTACTTTTGCGGCTTTAAATAGAAGGAGGTCAGGATGCAGGTATACTTTGTGAATAGCTTTGTCAGTATTTATTACGACAAGGGCGCGAAATTAGGAAAGGCCGTATGGCGTGGGCACCTGCAGGGGCCCGAACTAAGAGAAGCGTTTCTGTTATGCCTGGAAGTCGTCCATCGCTTTGAGCTGAAACGCTGGCTGGCCGACGACCGCCTCATGCAGACAATAGAACCTGCCGACCTGGAATGGAGCCTGCAAGTATACGTGCCACGCATGGCTACTAGCTCGCTGCTTCGTTTTGCCCGCCTCCCCTCCCAGTTTAAGGACAATGTGGAAGCCGTAAACATCATGATCGACAAAGGAGACGACTATATCGTAGACCTGGTGCACCGCGACTTCGGCAGCGAAGAAGAGGCGATGGCCTGGCTGATGGGCCCCTTTGAAGCGCCGTCCATTCGATAACCAGTTCGCATAAGTGCCAGTATCACAAGAAAGCATCAGCTTACCCTGACAGAACAGAAAACCAGGCAGGGCATTCTTATTTTCTGCATCTTTAACCAGCTATTCACCAATGCGTATTGTTGCATACAGGCAAGCGCTCACGTTGTTTTTTACTACAGTACCCGTAGTCCTTTCTTTATGGTAACAATTTACTTCCAGAGCCCGGCATTCACACTTCGTTATGATTCGGAACATGCGTTAGGGTTAGTTACAACAGTCGGTTTTCTGAGTAGTGAGGAGTTTCGGGAAGCGACCATTGTAGCTGCGCAGATGATGGATGAGTATAAGCCCCTGCGTTGGCTGGCCGATAACCGCAAGATGCGGGCCATTCGCCAGGCCGATCAGGAATGGTTCGCGGCCTATATCTTGCCCAAATTGCAGACCGGCTCCATTCGCCGCAATGCTACCGTTGTGTCAGAAGATATCTTTAACAAGATGGCGGTGGAGCAGTTTTTAAAGCGAGCCGATAACCTGGGCGATCTGGTGTTAAAAGAGTTTGATGACCTGGACGAAGCCCTGGACTGGGTAAAACAACCGATCCCTTTTCAGGCGCAAGGGTAACTTATACTTGCTGCAAGGCCATTCTCTATCTTACGCTTTTATTCCGGCCCGCAAGTAGCAACAGCCTATCCACCAGACGCTCGCAGGAGCTGCGCACACTGCGAGGTCTTTTTGAGCAAATGTGTTTGGTGCTCGTATAAACGCAGATGCAAAAGATGATCTCGCTGGAGCCGGGTAAATATTATCATCTCTATACCCGGGGCAATAACAAAGAAACGCTGTTCCGCCACCCAGATAATTATGCTTACTTCCTACAGCTATACCGGAAGTATATAGTGCCTTACGTCGACACCTTTGCATACTGTTTGTTGCCCAATCACGTTCATTTTCTGGTGCAGCTAAAAGAAGAGGAGGCTATGAAGCCTCAGTGGCTAACTGAGGATACAACGAAGTTGGTAAGTATAGAGCGGCAGCTGGCCCACCTGCTTAATGCTTACGCTAAAACTATAAACAAGCGGTATAACCGTCTCGGGCGCTTGTTCCAGCACCGGTTTGGGAGAAAAGAAGTAACCTCCGACGCTTATTTTACCCGCCTCATCTACTACATCCATTTCAACCCGCAGCATCATGGCCTGTTAGCTGATTTCAGCGACTGGCCTTATTCCTCTTACCATAGCATACTTTCCAAAAGTAAAACAACCCTGCAACGGGAGGAGGTACTGGCATGGTTTGGCGGCAGCGACGAGTATAGGCAGTTCCACGAAGAAAATGCCGCCGACTTCACCGCGATCACGCCGCTCATAGAACAAGACGAACAATAGCTCAAAAGACCTCGCAGTGTGCGCAGCTCCTGCGAGCGTCTGGTGGATAGGCTGTTGCTACCTGCCTAGACACTCGCAGGTCTGGAAGACACTGCGAGGTCTTGGAGATTTCTTAAGTGTTTTGACAAAAGCTTTCCCCAATGCTCCTTGCATAAGGTGTTGAATAACATTCATCTATATGTTGTGGATAAATAAATGTTATACAGGTGTATCATCTTTGATATACCTTTACGTTCTTTAAACAAAAGAAAAGGCTACTCAAATAGAGTAGCCCCTTTCTAAAGATGTTGAAGTTATCTACGCTTTGCGTAGAAATGAAACACGCCACCGTCCTTCTTGTAGACCTTCTTACCTTTGATGGTAATGAAACGTGTAAACACTTCAACATAATCAGGATGGTCTTTTAATGATCCCTTTTTCATGTTTAAAATGAATAAGGTGAGACATTACTAGCAGAGACCTTCTCAACTAGAACCCACTAAGTGACAGCTTAGTGGGCTTTTTTTGCTCCATCCTTAAGCGTATTTTCAACCTGAAATTAAAAGCATTTCATTTTAATTTCCGTAACAATAGATGCACTTGGTTCTCATAAAATAAAGGGAGAACTAATCAGCTCTCCCTCTACTTTATACTACGATCCGCAAGCTTCGCAGGCGTCCGGGTTATCTAAGCTGCAGCTCATGTCGCTGCGGTTCTGCTCCTGGTCCTGGTACACAGGCGAGAGCGTTTCGGCGGCCTGTTTCTCTACCGTAAACTTGATGGCATCTACTGCGGCTTTGGTGCGCAGGTAGTACATGCCGGTTTTCAGGCCCTGCTTCCAGGCGTGGAAGTGCATGGAGGTCAGCTTGCCGAAGTTTACGTTTTGCACGTGCAGGTTCAGCGACTGGCTCTGGCAGATGTAGGCACCGCGCTCGGCACTCATATCGATCACCACGCGCTGGCTGATCTCCCAAACCGTTTTGTACAGGTCTTTGATGTTCTGCGGAATGTTCGGGATCTTCTGCACCGAGCCGTTGGCGGCAATGATGTCCTGCTTCATCTGGTCGTTCCAGATGCCCAGTGCGATCAGGTCCTTCAGCAGGTGCTTGTTCACCACCATAAACTCACCGCTCAGCACGCGGCGCAGGTAAATGTTAGAAGTATAAGGCTCAAACGACTCGTTGTTGCCCAGGATCTGCGCCGTAGAGGCTGTTGGCATCGGCGCCACCAGCAGCGAGTTGCGCACGCCATACTTCACTACTTCTTTGCGCAGTGCATCCCAATCCCAGCGGCCGCTTTCCGGGGTTACCCCCCACAGGTCGAACTGGAACTTGCCTTCCGACAGGGGCGAGCCTTTGAATGTTTCGTAAGCACCGTTCTTCTTGGCCAGGTCTTTGGAAGCCGTCATGGCCGCAAAGTAGATGGTTTCGAAAATGTCCTTGTTCAGGCCACGGGCTTCGTCGCTTTCAAACGGCATGCGCAGGTGAATGAACGTATCAGCCAGTCCCTGCACGCCCAACCCGATCGGGCGGTGACGCATGTTGGAGTTGCGTGCTTCCGGCACTGGATAATAGTTGATATCGATAACCTTGTTCAGGTTTTTGGTTACGTGGTAGGTTACATCAAACAGCTTCTGGTGGTCGAACACCTTATGGCCATTCTCCTCCTTTACGTAGCGCGGCAAAGCCAGCGACGCCAGGTTACAAACCGCTATCTCGTTCTCGTCGGTGTACTCCATGATCTCGGTGCACAGGTTGGAGCTTTTGATGGTACCCAGGTTCTGCTGGTTGCTCTTGCTGTTCGCGTGGTCTTTGTAGAGCATGTAAGGCGTACCGGTCTCAATTTGCGACTCAAGTACGGCAAACCACAGGTCCTGCGCTTTCACAGTTTTGCGGGCGCGGCCTTCGCGCTCATACTTCTCATAAAGGCGCTCAAAGTCCTTGCCCCAGCATTCGCCCAGGCCCGGCGCTTCGTTCGGGCAGAAAAGGCTCCAGGTGCCGTTCTCCTCTACGCGCTTCATAAACAAATCCGGTGTCCAGAGGGCGTAGAACAGGTCGCGGGCGCGGTTCTCTTCTTTGCCGTGGTTCTTTTTCAGGTCCAGGAACTCGAAGATGTCGGCATGCCACGGCTCCAGGTAAATAGCGAAGGCACCTTTGCGCTTGCCACCACCTTGGTCCACATAGCGGGCTGTATCGTTAAACACCTTCAGCATTGGGATGATACCGTTGGAGGTACCGTTGGTGCCTTTGATGTAAGAACCTGTGGCGCGCACGTTGTGGATAGAAAGGCCAATACCACCGGCGCTCTGCGAGATCTGCGCACATTGCTTCAGCGTGTCGTAAATGCCCGGAATGCTATCGTCCTTCATGGCCAGCAGGAAGCACGAAGACAGTTGTGGCTTCGGCGTACCGGCGTTAAAAAGTGTTGGCGTGGCATGGGTAAACCACTTCTCCGACATCAGGTTATAGGTTTCGATGGCCGACTCAATATCCTCTTTGTGGATGCCTACAGCCACCCGCATCAGCATGTGTTGCGGGCGCTCCACTACCTTGCCGTTCAGGCGCAGCAGGTATGAGCGCTCCAGTGTTTTATAGCCGAAGTAATCATAGTTATAGTCGCGGTCGTAAATAATCGTGGAGTCGAGCTGGGCGGCATGCTTGCGGATGATCTCGTACACATCCTTGGCCAGCAACGAGGCATTCTCACCGGTTTTCGGGTCTTCATAAGTATAAAGACGCTTCATGGTGTTGGAGAACGACTTGCTGGTAACCTTGTGCAGGTTAGAAATGGCAATACGGGCAGCCAGTACGGCATAATCCGGGTGCTTGGTGGTGAGCGAGGCAGCTGTTTCGGCAGCCAGGTTGTCCAGCTCCACGGTGGTCACGCCATCGTAAATGCCATCAATCACTTTTTTGGCTACCTCTATCGGCGACACATAATCCATGTGCAGGCCATAGCACAGCTTTTCGATGCGTGCTGTGATCTTATCAAATTTGACGGATTCGCGTCGGCCGTCTCGTTTCACTACTAACATAGGCGTATACATTTAGCGAGGTTAAAGGCCTCGGGTTATCAGATAAAACGTTTATAAATAAAACCTCTGCTAGTGCAGGAGGCGGTTGTACGTGTTAGGTAAGGTATACCATCGGCCATACGGATGTAGAAGTATAAGCCGTTGAAATGCAATTATATATAAGTTAAGCTACTTAGCTTCTGCTAGGTTGGGGCTACAAATGCCCCGCTGGCGGCGGTGCTGCCTCCAAGGGTACCAGGCTGGCCGGCAGGGTGCGCAATGGCACCTGCTGCTGCCTGCAAAACTGTAAGTATAAGTAAGTAGTATAGGTGCGGGAAAAGAAGAGTGCTTCCCTTTGGCACCTAAACATAGTAAATGTTATGGATTGTTAAAAGTCTTCGTCCATCGAGAAAACATTTTTGTCGGAGCCACCCAGCACGCCGGCTTTCTGGTATTCGCCCACGCGCTTTTCGAAGAAATTGGTCTTGCCCTGCAGCGAGATCATTTCCATAAAGTCGAATGGGTTGGCGGCGTTGTAAATTTTGCTGTAGCCCAGTGCGATCAACAGGCGGTCGGCTACGAACTCAATATACTGGCTCATCAACTTGGCATTCATCCCGATCAGGTCCACCGGCAAGGCATCCGTTACAAATTCCTGCTCTATGGTTACGGCATCTTTTATGATCTCATGAATACGCTCTTCCGAAAGTTTGTTCTGCAGCATGGAGTAGAGCAGGCAGGCAAAATCACAGTGCAGGCCTTCGTCTCGCGAGATTAGCTCGTTAGAGAAGGTTAAGCCCGGCATTAAACCACGCTTCTTCATCCAGAAGATTGAGCAGAACGAACCCGAGAAGAAAATACCCTCCACCGCAGCAAAAGCAACCAATCTTTCAACAAAGTTTTCGCTGTTGATCCACTTCAGTGCCCAGTCGCCTTTTTTCTTCACGGCAGGCACGGTTTCAAGCGCATTAAAAAGGTAGTCTTTTTCTGATTGCTTTTTAATATAGGTGTCGATCAGCAACGAATACGTTTCGGCGTGGATGTTCTCCATCATGATCTGGAAGCCATAGAAGCAGCGGGCCTCGGGCAGCTGCACTTCCTGCATAAAGTTCACGGCCAGGTTCTCGTTCACAATACCGTCGGAGGCGGCAAAAAACGCCAGCACGTGGCTGATAAAATGGCGTTCGCCATCATTCAGGTTTTCCCAGTCTTTCAGGTCCTGCGAGAGGTCGATCTCTTCGGCAGTCCAGAAACTGGCTTCAGCCTTCTTATACATCTGCCACACCTCGTCGTGTTGGATGGGGAACAGGACAAAGCGGTTGGGGTTCTCTTGTAATATGGGTTCCATAACGCGTAGCATTTATATTTTAAAGGTTTGGCGTGAGTTTTTGTTCTCACAACCGGCTGATGCATTCGTTGTTTGAACTGACGGGTAGCCAGCCCGAAAATATTATGAGTTCAAATATAGAGAATTGAACTAGAAAAAAGCCCCGAAAGTTGTTCAATTTATACACACCTTCATAACGGCCTCTGCAGGTGGTTTTTAAGGGGTAATACACAGGTTTTTCCACATTGTTAATAACGTATATAGATACTGCAAAATATAGGTAATGGTCTATAAAGTAGCTGTTAAATGCACAAAAAGCCGTTTTCGGGTTTTATTCTGCTTCAAACAGCTGCCGGGCACAAGGGCGCAAAGGCCGAAGGCCGGGAAAAGGAAGCTGCCTAAAGTATACTTGTAAAAAGAAGTGCAAGAAATGTGGAAAAGACAGATTTCTGAAAATGAGTGCAAACGGCTGTGGGCAAGTAATTTAGACGGGTTTTTAACAGGTCGTTTATTTTGCCCGCAGGATTTCAACATCGTTATCCACAGGTTTGTGGAAAGGTGCTGCAGGCAGGCAGAACAATTTCTGCAGCAGGGCGTTGCATATGTAAATTAAGTGCCGTACTTTTGCAGACTAAATTTTTAATCATTACATTGAAGCTGATGTACGCAATTGTAGAAATCGCAGGTCGACAGACCAAAGTAGAGAACGGCATGTTCATCTACGCTAACAAGCTTTCCGGCAATGAGGGTGACGCCGTTGAGTTCGCCAATGTTCTTCTTACTGATGATAACGGTACCATCACATTAGGTGCTCCTTTCGTTAGCGGTGTTAAAGTGGTTGGTAAAATCCTTGGCGACGTGAAAGGCGATAAAGTGATCGTTTTCAAAAAGAAGAGAAGAAAAGGATACCGTAAGAAGAATGGCCACCGCCAGCAATTCACCAAGGTCCTGATCGAGAGCATTGGATAAGCAGTAAGAAGAAATTCATTTGTAAAATCTTTTCAGGAGTCGCCCCGCAACCCTGAACTAAATAGTAAAACAACATGGCACACAAAAAAGGAGCTGGTAGTTCTAATAACGGCCGCGAGTCGCATTCTAAACGACTTGGTGTTAAGATTTACGGTGGCCAGGACATTATCGCCGGCAACATCATCGTAAGACAAAGAGGCACTGCCCACCACCCAAGCACAAACGTAGGGATTGGCAAAGACCACACCCTGTTTGCATTGGTTGATGGCGTAGTAGAATTCAGAAAAGGTAAGAAGAACCGTTCTTACGTATCTGTAAAGCCACGCGTTGAGGCAGAAGCCTAAGCATTGAAGCCGCCTTCGGGCGCTGTAGGAAAGGGAAGCCGCAGGGCTTCCCTTTTTTTATGCTAAACGCCGGCCCCGCACAACAAAGGCCTGGCTGCCACGTACATATAAGCAGGAATTTTATTTACTTCTAAAGTGAAAAAATTCTGATGGAAAGAGACACCACAAGTGTCTCTTTCTGTTTTAAGGCCCTTTGCTGCCCGCCGCGGGAATTTGGCCGCAACAAAATTTTAAATTCTGCGGATATACCTTTAACTTGCAACTTCTTATCAAGAAAGACTGAGGGACAGGGCCCGATGATGTCTTAGCAACCTTGTACCAGCTTGGTGCTAATTCCCTTCCGGAGCGATAGCTTTGGAGAAGATAAGAAAGTCCATCCTCCCTTGGGGTGTCCTTCTTGATAAGTATAGTAGCAGCAGACTTACGAGAAGAAAGACATTCACCATGAAAAACCATCCCATCCATACATTGCTTCGCGAGCGCGTGTTAGTGCTTGACGGCGCAATGGGCACCATGATTCAGCGGCACCAGCTTACGGAAGCTGATTTCAGGGGCGAGCGCTTCAAAGAGCATCCCTCCGACCTGAAAGGCAACAACGACCTGCTCTCCATCACACGGCCTGATATCATCAAAGGTATTCACACCGAGTACCTGCAGGCGGGCGCCGATATCATCGAAACCAATACGTTTAGCGGCACCAGCATTGCCATGGCCGATTATCACCTGGAACACCTGGTGTATGAGCTCAACTATGAATCAGCCCGGATAGCACGGCAGGCAGCAGATGAGGTGGAGAAACAGGTGCCGGGCAAGCCCCGCTTTGTAGCCGGCGCCATCGGGCCTACTAACCGTACGGCTTCCCTGTCGCCAGACGTGAACAACCCGGGCTACCGCGCCGTTACCTTCGACCAGCTAGTAACAGCATACTATGAGCAGGTGCGCGGCCTGGTGGATGGTGGCTCGGACCTGCTGTTGGTCGAAACCGTTTTTGATACCCTTAACTGTAAAGCGGCCCTGCTTGCCATTGCGCAATATGTGCAGGACGGCGGCAAGGAGTTGCCGGTCATGATATCCGGCACCATTACGGATGCCAGTGGCCGCACTTTGTCGGGCCAGACAGTAGAAGCGTTCTGGAACTCGGTTTCGCATGCGCCTATCCTTAGCATTGGCTTTAACTGCGCCCTGGGCGCGCGGCAGCTCAAAACGCATATTCAGGAGCTCTCCCGTATCACGGGTACTTACATCAGTGCCTACCCGAATGCCGGCTTGCCAAACGCTTTTGGCGGCTACGATGAATCGGCAGAGGAGATGGGCCGCATTGTGGAGGAATATCTTCAGGAAGGCCTGGTAAATATCCTGGGTGGTTGTTGTGGCACTACGCCCGTTCACACCAAAGTAATTGCCGACTTAGTGCAGAAGTATAAACCGCATACCCCCCCAGCTATTCCGCCCTACTCGCGCTTCAGTGGGTTAGAGCCCCTCACCATCACGCCCGAAAGTCTTTTTGTAAATGTAGGCGAACGCACCAATGTAACCGGTTCCAAAAAATTCGCCCGCCTGATCGTAAACGGCCAGTTTGAGGAAGCCTTGTCGGTAGCGCGCCAGCAGGTGGAAGGCGGCGCCCAGATCATCGACGTGAACATGGACGAAGGCATGCTCGACTCAGAGCAGGCCATGCCGAACTTTCTTAACCTGATCGCCTCCGAGCCCGACATTGCCAAACTGCCCATCATGATCGACTCCTCGAAATGGAGTGTGATCGAGGCCGGGTTGAAATGCGTGCAGGGCAAATCGATCGTGAACTCCATCAGCTTAAAAGAGGGCGAAGAGAACTTTAAACACATTGCCCGCAAGGTGCGCCAGTACGGTGCTGCCGCTGTGGTAATGGCGTTTGATGAGCAGGGCCAGGCCGATACGCTTGAACGTAGAATAGAGATCTGCGGGCGCGCTTACAAGATACTCACCGAAGAGATCGGCTTCCCGCCACAGGACATCATTTTTGATCCGAACATTCTGGCCATTGCCACCGGCATCGAAGAACATAACAACTATGCCGTAGAGTACCTGGAGGCCGTGAAATGGATCAAAGCCAACCTGCCGCATGCGCTGGTAAGTGGGGGTGTAAGTAATTTGTCGTTCTCTTTCCGTGGCAACGATGTGGTGCGCGAGGCCATGCACACCGTGTTTTTATACTATGCCGTGCAGGCAGGTATGGACATGGGCATTGTGAACGCCGGCATGCTGGGCGTGTACAGCGAAATACCCACCGAGCTGCGCGATCTGATCGAAGACGTCATCTTTAACCGCCACCCCGATGCCACCGAAAAGCTGGTAACGTATGCCGAAACCATCAAAGGCAAAGGCAAGGAAGCGGTGCAGGCTGACAACAGCTGGCGCGAAGCACCGGTAACCGAACGCCTGAAACATGCGCTGGTAAAAGGCATTGTGGATTATATTGACGAAGATACCGAAGAAGCCCGCCAGCAGGCCGTTAAAACGCTCGATGTGATCGAAGGGCCGCTGATGGCCGGCATGACCGTAGTGGGTGACTTGTTTGGCGCCGGCAAGATGTTTTTACCGCAGGTAGTTAAAAGCGCCCGCGTAATGAAGAAGTCGGTGGCGTACCTGCTGCCGTTTATGGAAAAAGAGAAGCTCGCTTCCGATACGTCCAAATCCACCGCAGGCACCATCCTGATGGCCACCGTGAAAGGCGACGTGCACGATATCGGCAAGAACATTGTGGGTGTGGTGCTGGCCTGTAACAACTACGAAGTGATCGATCTGGGCGTGATGGTCGCGCTTGATAAGATCCTGTCGGAGGCACAGGCGCAAAAAGTAGATATTATTGGGTTGAGCGGGCTGATCACGCCGTCGCTGGATGAGATGGTGTATGTGGCGCAGGAAATGGAGCGCCGCGGCATGACCATTCCGCTGTTGATCGGCGGGGCGACTACCTCCAGGGTACATACGGCCGTGAAGATCGCACCGCAGTATAGCGGGCCGGTAGTGCACGTGCACGATGCCTCGCGGAGCGTAACCGTGGTGAGCAGCCTGCTGAGCGAGAACCGCGACGCTTACATTGCCGAGATAAAAGCAGAGTACCAGAAACTGCGCGAAGACCACCTGAGCCGCACCAAAGACCGCGCTTTTGCAAGTATAGCCGAAGCCCGCGCCAACAAGTATAACGTGGATTGGGCCGCTGCGCAGCCGGTGAAGCCCAGCTTTACCGGAACCCGGGTATTCGAGCATTTTCCTTTGGCAGAGATTGTGCCCTACATCGACTGGACACCTTTCTTCCATGCCTGGGAGCTCAAGCGCCAGTACCCGAAAATACTGACAGATCCGGAATTAGGCACAGAAGCCACGAAGTTGTTCCAGGACGCGCAGGAAATGCTGCAGGAGATCGTGGATAAGCAATTACTGGAAGCACGCGCGGTAGTAGGCTTTTACCCGGCCAACGTAGTAGCCGATGATACCATTGAAGTATACACCGACGAAACCCGCGAGCAGGTGCTCACCGAGTTCCATACCTTGCGGCAGCAGGGCAAAAAAGGAGATAAGGTACCTAACATTTCTTTCGCTGATTTTCTCGCTCCGAAAGAAACCCGCGTAGCCGATTATATCGGGGGCTTTGTGGTGTCGGCGGGCTTTGGCATTGAGAAGTTGCTGGACAAGTATGCCGCCGAGCACGATGATTACCGCTCCATTATGCTGAAAGCGCTGGCTGACCGCCTGGCAGAAGCTTTCACCGAGCTGATGCACGCCAAAGTACGCCGGGAGCTTTGGGGCTATGCGCCGGATGAGGCCTTAGGAAACGAAGACCTGATCAAAGAGAAGTACCAGGGCATTCGTCCGGCCCCCGGCTACCCGGGTTGCCCCGACCATACCGAGAAAATTACGCTCTTTGACCTGCTGGATGCCCAGAACAAGACCGGTATTATTTTGACGGAGAACCTGGCCATGTACCCGGCCTCGTCGGTAAGCGGTTTATACTTCTCGCATCCCGAATCGAAGTATTTTGGTTTAGGCAAGATCGGAGAAGACCAGGTAGCCGATCTGGCCAGCCGCAAAGGCATGCCGCAGGAAGAGCTCGAACGCTGGCTGTCGCCGAACCTGAACTACGATCCGCAGCCGGTAGCGCAGCAGCAGGCAGTATAAAAAAGACGTTAGATTTTAGAGATTAGACTTATACTTTGTACGGAATGCGCTATCCGGATACAGGTATACGTCTAATGTTGTAGCTGATCAACAAACAGAAAGTCTAACGTCTTGTGTCTAATATCTAAAAAGTATCACCCTTAGCACCTATATGAAAATTACGGACCACTTCAAGAATGCGGATAAGGCACTTTTTACCCTGGAAGTGCTGCCTCCGCTGAAAGGGGAAAACCTCAAAAGCCTCTTCAGCCATATTGACCCGCTGATGGAGTTTAAGCCTCCCTTTATCGACGTAACTTATCACCGCGAGGAGTATATTTACAAGCAGCGCGAGAACGGCCTGCTCGAGAAACGCACCACGCGCAAGCGACCGGGCACCGTAGGTATTTGTGCGGCCATCCAGAACCACTATAAAGTAGATACGGTGCCGCATCTTATCTGCGGAGGCTTTAGCAAAGAGGAAACAGAGAACGCGCTCATCGACCTGCACTTCCTGGGTATTGACAATGTGCTGGTGCTACGCGGCGATTGCGTGAAAAGCGAACAGCGCTTTATTCCGGACCCATCCGGGCATACGTATGCGTCGGAGCTGATCGAGCAGGTGGTGGGCATGAACAATGGCATTTATCTGGACGATGAGCAGGTAAACCACAATGGCACAAACTTCTGCATTGGCGTGGCGGGCTATCCCGAAAAGCATTCGGAATCGCCGAACCTGAAAACGGATCTGCGCTGGCTTAAAAAGAAAGTAGAGTTGGGGGCCGAATACATTGTGACACAGATGTTTTTCGATAACCAGAAGTACTTCAACTTTGTGAAGCAATGCCGCCAGGAAGGCATCAATGTGCCCATCATTCCGGGACTGAAGCCAATAACGTCCAAATCACAGCTCACGCTGCTGCCCAGCCTCTTTCATATAGAGATTCCGTGCGACCTGGCAGATGCCCTGGACGCCTGCCCGGATAACAAAGCGGCGGCGCAAGTAGGGGTAGAATGGGCTATTCAGCAGTCCAAAGAGTTGGTTGAATTCGGGGTGCCTTGCCTGCATTATTACTCCATGGGCAAATCGGAGTCGGTGCGCAAAGTGGCCGAGGCATTGTTTTAACAGCTATACCTTATACTTTGTAAACAAAGAAGGACCGGCGCCAGGCACCGGTCCTTCTTTGTTTACAAACCAGCCGGAGGGATTCAGGCCTCTACAAACAGGTCCAGCGTTACCTGGTCGGCCAGCAGCTTGCCCTGGTCGGTCAGGTATAGCACCTCGTCTTTTATCTGTGCCAGGCCCTTTTGCTGAAGGCTAAGCAGGTAGGCCGCATGCGTAGCGGCCAGGTCATACTTATACTTGTCGCGCAGCTTGACCAGATCACACCCCCAGGTGGTGCGCAGGGTGGTAAGCAGGTAATCGTTGGCCTGGTCGGCCAGTGTCAGTTCTTCCAGCTCAAAGGGCACCACGCCCTGCGCCAGGGCGTCTACATACTTCTTGTTATGGGCAACGGTATACTGCCGGGAGGAACCATTGAAAGAGTGCGCGCTGGGGCCTACGCCCAGGTAATGCACGCCGCGCCAGTAATTGCTGTTGTGCCGCGACTCGTAGCCAGGCTGGCAGAAATTAGAGATCTCGTATTGGGCAAAGCCCTGCTGCCGCATCTGCGCCAGCAAAATCTCAAACTGCTGCGCTGTAAAGTCATCCTCACTCGGCATGAATTTACCCTTTTTGCTCCAGCGGCCCAGCGCTGTGTCGGGCTCTATGGTGAGGGCATAACAGGAAACATGCTGCACGCCAAGCCCAAAAAGGGTTGCTAGGTCCTGCTGCCAGATAGTATGATCGGGGGCCGGGATGCCATAGATCAGATCGACGGTGATGTTGCTGAAACCAGCTGCCTGGGCATGTTTTACGCTTTGCAGGCTTTCGGCGGCAGTATGGGCGCGGTTCATCAGGCGCAGGTGCGGCTCATGAAACGATTGTAAGCCAATACTCAGGCGGTTGATGCCCGCAGCACGCAGTTCCTGCAGCTTGGCCGGCGACAGATCATCGGGATTAGCCTCCAGCGTGATTTCCACCTCCTCCGAAACTTCAAACAGCTGCCGGATGGTTTGCAGCAGGAGCTGCAGCTCCTGCTGGCTAAGCAACGAGGGCGTACCGCCGCCAAAATAGATTGTATGCACCGTTTGCCCC
This window of the Pontibacter liquoris genome carries:
- the metH gene encoding methionine synthase, yielding MKNHPIHTLLRERVLVLDGAMGTMIQRHQLTEADFRGERFKEHPSDLKGNNDLLSITRPDIIKGIHTEYLQAGADIIETNTFSGTSIAMADYHLEHLVYELNYESARIARQAADEVEKQVPGKPRFVAGAIGPTNRTASLSPDVNNPGYRAVTFDQLVTAYYEQVRGLVDGGSDLLLVETVFDTLNCKAALLAIAQYVQDGGKELPVMISGTITDASGRTLSGQTVEAFWNSVSHAPILSIGFNCALGARQLKTHIQELSRITGTYISAYPNAGLPNAFGGYDESAEEMGRIVEEYLQEGLVNILGGCCGTTPVHTKVIADLVQKYKPHTPPAIPPYSRFSGLEPLTITPESLFVNVGERTNVTGSKKFARLIVNGQFEEALSVARQQVEGGAQIIDVNMDEGMLDSEQAMPNFLNLIASEPDIAKLPIMIDSSKWSVIEAGLKCVQGKSIVNSISLKEGEENFKHIARKVRQYGAAAVVMAFDEQGQADTLERRIEICGRAYKILTEEIGFPPQDIIFDPNILAIATGIEEHNNYAVEYLEAVKWIKANLPHALVSGGVSNLSFSFRGNDVVREAMHTVFLYYAVQAGMDMGIVNAGMLGVYSEIPTELRDLIEDVIFNRHPDATEKLVTYAETIKGKGKEAVQADNSWREAPVTERLKHALVKGIVDYIDEDTEEARQQAVKTLDVIEGPLMAGMTVVGDLFGAGKMFLPQVVKSARVMKKSVAYLLPFMEKEKLASDTSKSTAGTILMATVKGDVHDIGKNIVGVVLACNNYEVIDLGVMVALDKILSEAQAQKVDIIGLSGLITPSLDEMVYVAQEMERRGMTIPLLIGGATTSRVHTAVKIAPQYSGPVVHVHDASRSVTVVSSLLSENRDAYIAEIKAEYQKLREDHLSRTKDRAFASIAEARANKYNVDWAAAQPVKPSFTGTRVFEHFPLAEIVPYIDWTPFFHAWELKRQYPKILTDPELGTEATKLFQDAQEMLQEIVDKQLLEARAVVGFYPANVVADDTIEVYTDETREQVLTEFHTLRQQGKKGDKVPNISFADFLAPKETRVADYIGGFVVSAGFGIEKLLDKYAAEHDDYRSIMLKALADRLAEAFTELMHAKVRRELWGYAPDEALGNEDLIKEKYQGIRPAPGYPGCPDHTEKITLFDLLDAQNKTGIILTENLAMYPASSVSGLYFSHPESKYFGLGKIGEDQVADLASRKGMPQEELERWLSPNLNYDPQPVAQQQAV
- the metF gene encoding methylenetetrahydrofolate reductase [NAD(P)H], which gives rise to MKITDHFKNADKALFTLEVLPPLKGENLKSLFSHIDPLMEFKPPFIDVTYHREEYIYKQRENGLLEKRTTRKRPGTVGICAAIQNHYKVDTVPHLICGGFSKEETENALIDLHFLGIDNVLVLRGDCVKSEQRFIPDPSGHTYASELIEQVVGMNNGIYLDDEQVNHNGTNFCIGVAGYPEKHSESPNLKTDLRWLKKKVELGAEYIVTQMFFDNQKYFNFVKQCRQEGINVPIIPGLKPITSKSQLTLLPSLFHIEIPCDLADALDACPDNKAAAQVGVEWAIQQSKELVEFGVPCLHYYSMGKSESVRKVAEALF
- the hemW gene encoding radical SAM family heme chaperone HemW, with the translated sequence MAGIYLHIPFCKQACHYCDFHFSTSMGLKEQTVQAIARELALRQEYLQGQTVHTIYFGGGTPSLLSQQELQLLLQTIRQLFEVSEEVEITLEANPDDLSPAKLQELRAAGINRLSIGLQSFHEPHLRLMNRAHTAAESLQSVKHAQAAGFSNITVDLIYGIPAPDHTIWQQDLATLFGLGVQHVSCYALTIEPDTALGRWSKKGKFMPSEDDFTAQQFEILLAQMRQQGFAQYEISNFCQPGYESRHNSNYWRGVHYLGVGPSAHSFNGSSRQYTVAHNKKYVDALAQGVVPFELEELTLADQANDYLLTTLRTTWGCDLVKLRDKYKYDLAATHAAYLLSLQQKGLAQIKDEVLYLTDQGKLLADQVTLDLFVEA